taaattttatgatttttttttttccgtaaatatgttaaatttatttttcttttaaacaaatataaaatatttaattgtcctataataatcaatttatgaagtttaatttttataaatttatttattaagatatataaaatttgatttagttaaaaaatttgtttaactatagtaaaacaattatattatcgttaaaaatttatcatttttttaatcatacttttataaaacaattgaTATTTACGAGGAATGTAATATCACactgatttttttttaaaacttttaatatttaaaaaaaaaaattaaattagataagttattttaaggttattatatataaaaaatttttttaagatttcatttatcataataaaattatttattctttgaaatttggtaataaataaaaattattgtgaGTATCAAGCATTAAAATCATAATCATGTGATTACATATTAGTAATGAATTTCTCGACGTTGTtagattatataaatattgtaagAATCATCATAATAAagtgataaaaatgataaaagattaaacatataaatttttctacaaaaaaaaagctatcaaaaaacaaagtttttttttttgtcaaatgaaaaatattaaaaaagtataaattatattgataaaaaaatgttattttcaataaaaaaattttttgtcttTATTTGAATCgtttaatgtttatataacgttaacattttatttcttcgattaaaaattactgagcttactttattaaaaaaaaaaaaaaaatagaataaataatagacaaatattaaattttcgAAACACCTGTTTATAATATCTAgactatttttattcattatcGTTAGGGttatgttaatatattattgtattaatattaaaatattttttcttttatacaaatatatgttatatattgtaatttaaaattaataatttttaggaATAGAAAGAAATGTTTTAGGTATACTCATCTTAGGACCATCAAtccatatatttttattaatgttatagTATTCAAcactatttaaaatttcatgaTTTTGAGTTTGTCCTCCATAAACTTGGATAATATTTCCAATAATTATACTACTAtgctacaaaaaaaaaatatatatatataacatacataggattaaaattgttttttactTACACAAGCACGAGCAGTTGACATAGAAGAACCGTATCTCCATTTATTATTACGAATATcatatatttcaattttacttttaaatggCTCATTGAAGTCATTGTAACCACCAACTACATAGATATTATTACCAATTCCATGTGCTGTACAATATATTCTGGAATCATTCATATTTTCACCTAATATCCATTTTCCTTCtctataatcaaaaaatgataGTGATGAATTGTTTACACCTCCAAtagtatataatatattatttaatgtacATGAAGCAAATGCTGTGTTGGATGTTATCATTGATACACTATAGTAccatttttgtttttcaaaatcaaatatttctACTGTATCAAGATATTTTTCTGTATTATCACCACCAATTGCATaaacattatcatttattagtTCACAACCAAAAGAATGCCTTGGAATATATAATTctgtttttaaaagtttcCATCTACGTTTATTTAATTCTAAAACTTCTACAGATCCTGTTATATATGATTGATTcttattttcataaatacCACCAAtaccaaaaattttatctttataaaatattgtattaaatttttttctttgtctTATCATTCCAGGaccattataataattatttgattttatatcaaaaaatatattatctgCCATCTTCTTATTAGTACTTTCACCACctactaaaaaaaacatttttttttttattagaaaaaaaaataaaaattaattcattaatattttaacctACATAAAAAGACCCTCCCAACATTTGTCATTGCAGTAAGTTTTTTGATCTCTGTTTCTTCAGCTATCCCATCacgtatatttttaatagttaagctttgtttaatatttttttcatttgcAATAGGTATTGTTACACTTTTAGGATATACTATATtagattttattaaatcattaataatattgatcACTGCTTCACCTATTCCAGGAAGTTTTCCTAAACctgtcattttaaaatttaaaattggaatttcaataaaagttattttaatttctcCAAAAAATGGtggttttaaaattattggttcaaaaattaattgaattttacctctaaatgtaatattttctataccACCTAATATTTTACCAATTAATACCTCTATTGCTCCATCACCATCATATACTAAATTCATTTCAATTGTCATTTTATCTGAATTTTTTGCATTAACTTCACATTTAGTAGGATATATTTGTAAAGATTTTGTTCCAAGATCAATAAAATCAAACTTAAAATTTCCCACAATACTTGGTAATTCTTTTTGAATTATTGGttcaattttttgtttaattatacTTGCAACATACTCAGTTCCATAAGGccataattcttttaatatctCATTTACTAATGaaatagtttttaattttttattttctgttaataatgattgtaataattttatatcaattttattacattccTGATTTCTTAAAACTCTTTCTAACCATGTAAAtatgattaatattataactgTTACTAGAAACATTAATgaaatttcatttaatgtTAACCATTTTGGTgtaaatattctaaaaattcCAATAAGtgataaaaacattattggCCATATTGACCATGGATAATTATTAATcctttttacaattaaattagtaatattattttcacctatttttgaatattctttttttgattcactatctttttctaacatttttttcttttattattatactttttttttaatatataaataattgtaactctcttatattttaatgatgacCCAGATAAAGTACataatcatataaaatatatatataacaataaattttaaaaaacaattttgaattactgattaatttttagtaataaaaattgtttaaaataacaaataaattactagaagtaaaatattttaatgataatttttttttgtctacctttttttatatatatattaatttcactaataattaaatttttttttatataatttgatttgaatattcaatttcttttctaattctttttatccattttgaagatatatacatacatatatatatatatttattatataaaattctttttattaaaaaatcatatcatttattatattttgagattatctataatatccatgaattttgttttactatttatttctaacattatataatctataaaaattaatattaaaaaaaattttaatatcaaccccatattattttcttacaACTATTTATATTCctcttaatataaaattattagatttaacattaaaacaCAAATATACAACAATGAAATGATAAATCTTTAACACCcacattataataaaaaatgagttaacaattttttacttttcaaGATGATAATATATGATGATATCGTACGTGAATAATATGAAgctattttatcaatataattttcCTCCATTGAAAAATTGTTCAACATAAATGGTAACAAAATATACGTTTCATAATTTATGTTTCATCTTAGTATcgttattaatataatatctaGATATTAtctgataaaatatattagtttttttttatcatttatccAAGATTATTTCCCTTTATTTGATGTTCCACTATATTTTACCTTTAataaactatattttataatttatttagacaatcttatattatttgttacgttatattaattaaatatttagtatatttatagatatatttttttttcttttatttagttttttttttaacacataaaaataatatatgattaattataagtaataataagaatgatatatttaatttaaatcatattatatatcatCGAAAAGCatgattaaaatatactaatattttttttttctcgcATAATGttgtaattatttaattaataataaatagtgATCATTACTAAATAtagattaatatttaaaccaTGTCTAATCACTTAACTTTATTTACCTACCTAAGTACCCAGAcattgttttttataattttatttacaaagttttttttttttttctttcgtTTCTTTTTCTATGAATATCTCTCGTGATGGTTTGTCACGcaaatttaattttcataaaatataatagtatttattaaatttttcgtTTTAACTCTTTTTATTTTCCCTCAAAAGTGGGAATTTAGATGATGctttaatgttaaattttttttttataaaatattatttgttaagaTTCTTATATtgaacaaaataatttttatagacCAACAACATGAAATAGCTATTTCtttatgtattattattatttttataataagatCTTTTACctgatttataaaatgattttgatCATTTGTCATATCATCATATGCAGGTCaactatatttttgtttacatCTTTGGTTAccaatttttatgattttaatattatatttcttttataacaaaaaaaaaaaatacttaccACTCCCcaatcatttattaaaatcatttctTATGtgtgcttttttttttaatattatacataatttttataccattttgtgccattttattattttatcaggGGAACGGTACTACTTTAAACTACCTTGAAGGaagtattttatattttttttttacatattttatttttaaataataaaaaaaaagcgaggaaaatattatatgacACAATCTTCTCGTATAACtgacatttaaaaattgataagaTGTGCATGACACAATAaatagttattataaaatgttaatgaaGGCGTTCCAGACTTAACCAAGGTTAATATccaatttgttttaaatgccatcttttattttttttatatataaattgttaaaaattaatttctttttttttctctttatTTTCACTTTTCCCTccatgatatttttaaagatttattttaaattagttaaatatatatatatatgtgtatatatatacatatatatatatatgtccttcaattatcatataatacAGTCTCTAGATatacaatataatttattgaaaaaaaaaatctaattaATCTTATTTGAAGTCAAATTTGGATATAGATTTTTCctcaataaataaatgatatatgaagattataatattattttattatatatttttattttacgtTAAATGCAGGTCATGTCATTCAATTAGTCAAATAATGATGCctacaataaataatgttaaatattcatCTCTAggtttgttttaatatttttaactttattaatataaatactcTTTCGgaaatatttaatcattttatgaTTATACTTTACAATGTACTTTGTATATAAGTTTTGTTTTAACCAACTTGTCATGCTTAAAAGGTACATATAATATAGACATACCAATAAATAGAAacattatacttttaatgtTCATATTTCATCAAGGATTGAGATTATATTATTGATGTGATGATAAACTTTTGTTTATCATCCAATTCATTTAAACTTCTAGAGTACGTGGTAATAAgcaaatttgattttttttttacttaaatcTTTTATGACCTTAATTGTCATTTATAATCACCTTATTTGAtgttctaatttttttttaaccatttttttattttgaccTCATATTagaatttatcaaattattgttattattgcaatttttttaattgtgaaacaatatttattataaaaaaaaagataatatacgttattacatttataaatatattttcttatatctataattatttttttttttcgttgattattttttaatataacgtCAACATATAAAGAACAATTTTagcaaattaaaaaaaaaaaaaaaaattttttttctaataagtTGTTTGtttgttaatttttgaaattttagaacatttttataatctacTTTTTATGTTGTTGACATATTTAATAGTTGTCTCCCTAGTGATCTTCATAATGATACACATCCAATAGTGCAATCTATTTGCAAAATAAGTACTTTTTTCTTAAccttatttataaattattttaaaagtataatttttcatatggAAATGAggttaaacaattttaaaagggcaattttttgacaatttttttttaaaaggtcctgttgatatattttgataatataattaacttcagaatattttatttattattattcttttttttttaattattttttttctagagatcttttatttatttgtatgaCATTGTCAAAAAGGTTATCTTCAAAATTGAATAGAATTAAAGATTATAagtgttaataattttatcctttattctttataaaatattttcttcttaaaatttttcatctgGCACTTGTAATTCTTAGACACCTACTCTTGTTATAGTATGTTTATGTGCTTTCACTGTTAGTACTacatagaaaatatatatatatatatatataaatatattttatatatatatatatgctttttctttttaaataatggaATGTGAATCTTGACACTTACAATGATAGACAACGATGTAGAAGCCGACTGCGCATGCGCAAATGAGcattttcttataatatatagcataactttaattttatatattttttaattctcttcttcttcttctcATCTGCCTTCTTCCGTATATTATTCATgcaaacaaaatatatacatatctttttaaatacgTTAGAGTCTCGCTTTTTTCCTTGTTTTTTAGGCAACCATTCAAAAGGTTGATTTCAATTGTACTGCTCCATCAGCTCCTACCAAGCTGGCCTGTTGGCTCGACTTGTCCGGTGCTGCCTCGTACCAGACTCTCTTTAtattcacttttttttttttataattttctattatattcTTTGCACTCTGATATGCCTTcgttttctttcttttttcacTTACGACCCCCAAGCTGAGACAAGCTGGTTTTTAAGGcttgatattaataatagtCGTAAAGGAAACAATTTATGTAGATCAAcgttaactatttttttttatattagcTGATGCCGCGCACCAAAAGGTACCTACAATTCAGAAACTTTACCCTACCTACTATGAGGCAATCATTTAATAGTGGAGATGAATTTGTTGTTTGAttagatataaatattatatatattattttgttaaatataaaatcatttgcttttgatatttaaatttaattttaaaatgggCGGAAAGGTGTTTTGATTTTTGAGATTTACATCAAACTACTTATAAGATaagctttttttttcataatctaatgtattttaatgtttcttttttttttaatttttttttctaatattttttttcaaattaattaattaataatatttttttacattaattatctattattaccttttcatcttttatttgtttttcttactaaatattttaatcaagTGCAAGCACTTTAGAATACTTATTATGTGAAATGTTTAACAAATAACAAGTAAAAAACAGtttacttataaaaattgttagactatatatatattttttttttctttttttttttattttatacttatcattattatagtatatatcttttcttttataacggcatttttttttaacatttaattgtttttaatttatttatgttttttttttttagaatggCAATTACTTGTTTTGATATGTCTAATATAAGTAATGAAGTCGGTCATACTTCCATATGGGATCCTCATTTACCAAATGATGTAAAAAATGAACAATTTGATGAGTTAAATAGTCAAGAAAAGGGTAATGATTTTCAAGGTGTACCatcatttgataataatttataccAACTTTCTTCTTCATGTTGGGTTCCACAATTTAATAGTGAAAATGGTGGATGTTCCAAAGATAAAATGGCATTTCATGAAACTTTTTCAAATGAATcagatttaaataatttaaatcaaaataattctatatttttagaacCATTAAATGGTTGGAATTCATggaataatatttacaattgGATTGATAAGCATGACAATGATATTCCATCAACAACTAATAGTCCAGCTGTTCCAGATCAAGTAAGTTTAATGtcctattattttaatgtaaaaatttaaacaattttgttCTTAACAAATGAAATGATCTTGttctatttttattggtTGCCATTAAGTTAAAGACAATGTGTTTAGTATTAGTGagtaaaaaattactaagACTAATACATTTGATCATAAAGTgcatcttaaaaaaaaagatatattaacaaGATTTATTTAGGGAAagatgttttatttattgaaatgTTATACCATATTTCAATGCCAAACACCATTAATTGAtaatacctttttttttcctcattaagatattttatatttattatatatatgtatatatatacaagagtaagtaatataatttgtCTTCACTTTCAAGATATGTAATCACGGTGGCAAAGggtggtttttttttttgtttatatatgtatatatatatattagttaaaacaaatgaaaattataccaattatttaaaataaatttatatatatatattttacacaatttttctttaattagataataaaaaaatcacaTACGTTGCTATTTTCTTAAAACAACCCCTAGTTGTAGGAGAAATGGTGAAAGATGGTACCATCTAGAAAACCTTCCCGTTTACTTCctttaataaattacttCTTTCATGTTTTTTCAACTGATAAAAAGAGGATATAACTAAATAGAAAGTAAACATATGTTGTCTTTTGTGTAATCAAAGTCCAATCGGAAAAGTGCAATAAcataatgtatttttttttgtcaatacTTCATCAACcttataaattctttttattttttttcacagctgaccttttttttacattatggAAAATCCTTGAATTTCTTATCATGATCAACACAAAACACCATCATcagtttttattatatattttaatatttatttcctcttttattctttacatataaaaatgtaaattattattaggagtaccttgaaaaattaactaaaagTATGTGATCgtcaaaactttttttttttttttcgaaatatttctttatttaccAACAGTCATggtcttttaaaatttttatttttcacaAAAGAAAGGCgaatatttttgattgttTAGTTGTGTTTCGTGTCAGTTGGTACTTGGGACGCGTTTATATGGGTTGGTttatgtcttttttttttttctacgtTCATGCTGCTGGCCgtttaaattttactaaaagggtaatactttataataaaatagtattgaaaaaaataatagggATTTATGATGGGATATTTTGATGAATATTGATATAGGTCACGTTTTAATACCaaagatttattatttttgtttatcatAACTAAGGaacttgaaaaataaaataatgaaaagtGGATATAGTGAGagagaaataaaaaattaaagatagACTTTTGctattgatatatatatatatatatattctataacataaatgttttttttttttttaaataatttatcaatatatggatattgtatgtttttttgttagtatgtgtttaaattaaattgcATATGAAAGAtgattaaacaaaaatattctttattaaaataataacacgtgacaagtatttttaaaaattatttctaatttctcaggattctttttttttatatttcatattattttgGTAATTTATCcctttttatcaaattaaaaataaaaaaaaatattaatttacactttattgtttataaacaattattaaattatttttttttaattataggGATCCAATTGTAGTGAGGAGCATTCAGATAGTATGCGATCAGATTCTTTTACTACCTCACCACTTCGTCACAGTTCTCCTATAAATTCCACGTGGACTAGAAATTTTGATGACTCAAATGGatcaaattattatattaataatgccAAAGgatgtaataataaatacttttctaatattttaactaaaatggGAAATTTACAagtaaatgaaaatttttctttatctaaTTGGCAAGATTCTAtgaatgatataaataatacacAACAACCTATAGATATACCAAGTACTCCAAGTCCAACAACTAATATTTGGCAAAATTATGATCCTTCAAATAATAGAGATGATGGTTATTATTTTCCAAGTAGTTTGTCTGATTTAGCAGATACAAATAAAgaaatgaataatatttgGCATATCAATACACCATTTAATAGTTATGCTAAAACTTCAGCTTTAAATCAAATTCAAAATAGACCATTACCACAAAATAATATGGAAAAAGTTAAAGAAATGTATACAAGGAATGAAGAAAAATCTCAAGAATGCCAATTTATACCatcacaaaataataataataataacaataataataatgataataatagtaaacaTCAACAATGGGGAAATGATAGATGTTGGAATTCAATGTATTCACAATatcaaaatgataaaaaagaatcatatgaaatgttaaaaaatcatCCAAGACAAAATAATACACAAATTTCATCAAAACCAATTCTTCCTAATAATCAAATTGGAGCTACTTATAGTATGTATCAAAATACAAATAGAACAAAATCATCTTCTCCAATTTATTCAGCAAATAAAAAACTTCATCAATCAAATGCTTTTAACAATGTTCCACTTTCAAGAGCTGTACCTAATTCTCATTTAGCATATGTTTGTCCCCCAAATATTACAAGAGATGGTAAATTAAATTGTGATGAAGAGGAATTAGATAGATATCATAAAACTCTCCAGATGCATCAACTTGCATATGATCAAATATATGATGTTGTCTTTCGAAATAATGGACCagtaattgaaaataatatattaccTGAAAATTATCACTATCCACCAACAGAATACTTTCGTCCAGTTTATCCTATAATAACATCAAAAAATTGTGATAGAGGACAAATGTATCCTACAAATGGTGTAtcaaatattgttaatttttgtcaacaagtaaataattataaaagagaAAATGATACtgtttatctaaaaatagaAGAATGTTCTTCACAATATCGTCAACTTgaaaatgaaagaaaaaaaacagAAGCTGAATTAGCAAGGCATAATcttggtaaaaaaattagttcaTCTAATACTATTCAAATACCAAGACTTCCACCAGCTccattaaaaatagatagacttattgttgattattttCGTGAACATGCTCGTGTTACaacattattatcaaaaat
This Strongyloides ratti genome assembly S_ratti_ED321, chromosome : 2 DNA region includes the following protein-coding sequences:
- a CDS encoding Kelch repeat type 1 and Galactose oxidase, beta-propeller domain-containing protein, which codes for MLEKDSESKKEYSKIGENNITNLIVKRINNYPWSIWPIMFLSLIGIFRIFTPKWLTLNEISLMFLVTVIILIIFTWLERVLRNQECNKIDIKLLQSLLTENKKLKTISLVNEILKELWPYGTEYVASIIKQKIEPIIQKELPSIVGNFKFDFIDLGTKSLQIYPTKCEVNAKNSDKMTIEMNLVYDGDGAIEVLIGKILGGIENITFRGKIQLIFEPIILKPPFFGEIKITFIEIPILNFKMTGLGKLPGIGEAVINIINDLIKSNIVYPKSVTIPIANEKNIKQSLTIKNIRDGIAEETEIKKLTAMTNVGRVFLLGGESTNKKMADNIFFDIKSNNYYNGPGMIRQRKKFNTIFYKDKIFGIGGIYENKNQSYITGSVEVLELNKRRWKLLKTELYIPRHSFGCELINDNVYAIGGDNTEKYLDTVEIFDFEKQKWYYSVSMITSNTAFASCTLNNILYTIGGVNNSSLSFFDYREGKWILGENMNDSRIYCTAHGIGNNIYVVGGYNDFNEPFKSKIEIYDIRNNKWRYGSSMSTARACHSSIIIGNIIQVYGGQTQNHEILNSVEYYNINKNIWIDGPKMSIPKTFLSIPKNY